GGTTTTCGACGCTGCGCCGCCGGTACGTAAGCGCATCGTATTCGTACGGCGTGATGAGATCGTGCAAGCGACGAAATAGCCTGCTTTTACCGGCAAATCAGCTAGCGACGCTTTTTGCAGCCAAGTACTCTGTTCATGTCGCGGTGCGGCATACGCCGCTAGAGTTATCGTCTTCTGAAGTTTCACCCCCACCCAGGTCAGCCTCGTGAAAATCACAACTCGTTGTACGGCGCTTCTTGCCGCCGTATGCCTTCTGGGCAACGCTGCCTCTGCAGCGCCCATCACGTTCAACGTCATCGATAGCTTGAGCTCGCTCAGCATCACTCCCGCCGCCGGCTTCTCTCCCGGGTCGGCTCCGACGCAGCCCCAAGGGCTCGGCGCTTGGTCGACCAAGTATTCGGGCATTGTCGTCGCCGACGTCACGTCCTCGACCATTCAGTTGCTGCCGACGACGCAACTCGTTGCCGGCATCAGCGGCAATTGGAGCCCGGGTCTTAACTACCCGTTACCAGCCGATTCGACCCGTGCGGAAACAGTGCCCGCGTATGTCAATTCAAGCGTCTTCGCAAACTACGGCACCACGACGAATCTCAGTTCGATCGGCGGCCCCGCCGCTTCGAATTCGGCGATTCGCAATCTGCAGATTTCGCTCGCCGACAGCGCTCCGAAGCCGCTTACCGCGGGCCTCTTCGATGAAGCAGGCAGCACGCCGTCGTTCAAATCGGGGATTATTTACCTCAGCTACGGATCGACGTCGCCGAACGGGCCGCTCACGAATCTGGCGGGCGCCGGGATCGTGATCAACCCGACCACCGATTACACCGGCACTGGCTCGCTCGTGCGAACCGGCAACTTGCTGACGTTGACAGTTCCTGTGCAGTTCAGTGAGTCGCACTTCTTCGGCATGACGACATTCTACGGTACGATTGTCGCCACGGC
This sequence is a window from Lacipirellula parvula. Protein-coding genes within it:
- a CDS encoding PEP-CTERM sorting domain-containing protein, producing MKITTRCTALLAAVCLLGNAASAAPITFNVIDSLSSLSITPAAGFSPGSAPTQPQGLGAWSTKYSGIVVADVTSSTIQLLPTTQLVAGISGNWSPGLNYPLPADSTRAETVPAYVNSSVFANYGTTTNLSSIGGPAASNSAIRNLQISLADSAPKPLTAGLFDEAGSTPSFKSGIIYLSYGSTSPNGPLTNLAGAGIVINPTTDYTGTGSLVRTGNLLTLTVPVQFSESHFFGMTTFYGTIVATANVPVPEPATFGLLGAAAPLGLMVRRSLKK